A single Pseudoalteromonas phenolica DNA region contains:
- a CDS encoding glycoside hydrolase family 19 protein, which translates to MNIDFDMLRHIMPQAKDSDIQHYLPAIQTRLATFDINTPLRVAHFIAQIAHESGQFKYKVENLNYSARALRLVFGKYFQTDDIAEQYARNPEKIANVVYANRMGNGDIGSGDGWKYRGRGLIQLTGKENYRTCGNAIGLPLVEQPDGLANDPNAAVMTACYFWHSRHLNQYADQDDLKSITKRINGGYHGLEERAKFLNRAKQYLEIQGADV; encoded by the coding sequence ATGAATATAGACTTCGACATGCTGCGTCATATTATGCCTCAGGCTAAAGACAGCGACATTCAACACTACTTACCAGCTATCCAGACTAGGTTAGCTACTTTTGATATTAATACCCCGTTACGTGTTGCACATTTCATTGCGCAAATTGCTCATGAAAGTGGCCAGTTTAAATATAAGGTTGAAAACCTAAACTATAGCGCCAGAGCATTACGATTGGTGTTCGGTAAATACTTTCAAACCGATGATATTGCAGAACAATATGCGCGAAACCCAGAGAAAATTGCCAATGTTGTGTATGCCAATCGCATGGGTAACGGTGACATAGGCTCTGGTGATGGCTGGAAATATCGAGGGCGAGGCTTAATACAGTTAACAGGCAAAGAGAATTATCGTACTTGTGGTAATGCTATAGGTTTACCACTTGTAGAACAACCAGATGGTCTCGCAAACGATCCAAATGCGGCGGTGATGACTGCTTGCTATTTCTGGCATAGCCGTCACCTGAATCAATATGCTGATCAAGACGATCTAAAGTCGATTACTAAGCGCATTAATGGCGGTTACCATGGCCTTGAAGAGCGAGCCAAGTTTCTTAATAGGGCTAAGCAGTACCTTGAAATTCAAGGAGCGGATGTATGA
- a CDS encoding lamin tail domain-containing protein, whose amino-acid sequence MSYFTLDDLEKAQSLVFSKDKLRTWQQLSELLTTQLDTVKKEPDPFSTWWNTNFALFSSVQVQISAVNAGFASFEDEYIEIGNFGPSIIDLSGWRLNAGSEGQDYDFNKHTLLFPQDVIRVYTNHENAYSFDSRRPILNNKGDTVSLYDNQSNLVSCYAYGRDTHHDVGITHIFFDGNDPKKESDEYIEIGNLGNHIIDLSLWEITSNGGQRFQFPVGSKLMPHSELRVYTNHIDESTGGYSFNSNRAIWNNNGDVGKLFDYQKMLVSEYAYA is encoded by the coding sequence ATGAGTTACTTCACTCTAGATGACTTGGAAAAAGCACAATCTCTTGTATTCAGTAAAGACAAACTTCGCACTTGGCAGCAGTTAAGTGAATTACTCACTACTCAATTAGATACTGTGAAAAAAGAGCCCGATCCATTTTCTACTTGGTGGAATACTAATTTTGCGCTCTTTAGTTCAGTCCAAGTACAGATTAGTGCAGTAAATGCCGGTTTTGCTTCTTTCGAGGATGAGTACATTGAAATAGGTAACTTTGGGCCTTCTATTATTGATTTATCTGGCTGGCGATTGAATGCGGGCTCTGAAGGTCAAGATTATGATTTCAACAAGCACACTTTGCTATTTCCACAAGATGTTATCCGTGTCTATACAAATCATGAAAATGCCTATAGCTTTGATAGTCGCCGACCCATTCTAAATAATAAAGGGGATACGGTTTCTCTTTATGATAATCAAAGTAACCTGGTGAGTTGTTATGCGTATGGACGAGATACACATCATGATGTTGGGATCACACATATCTTTTTTGACGGTAATGACCCTAAAAAAGAATCCGATGAATATATAGAGATCGGCAATTTAGGCAATCATATTATTGATCTGAGCCTTTGGGAAATTACTTCTAATGGAGGACAGAGATTTCAATTCCCTGTGGGGAGCAAGCTTATGCCTCACTCAGAGCTAAGGGTATATACCAATCACATTGATGAGTCGACAGGCGGCTACTCGTTTAATAGCAACAGAGCAATTTGGAATAATAACGGTGATGTTGGCAAGCTATTCGACTACCAAAAAATGTTGGTATCAGAATATGCGTATGCATAG